In one Arachis duranensis cultivar V14167 chromosome 9, aradu.V14167.gnm2.J7QH, whole genome shotgun sequence genomic region, the following are encoded:
- the LOC107466304 gene encoding protein SIEVE ELEMENT OCCLUSION B isoform X1, whose amino-acid sequence MAHHHHKLSLKSLLHHHNHKEEKEHNPLAMSDEHILELIYSTHVHSDTKFEIDPLFTLVHNTLIRSTSIVDDLVQGSKSSMEDIDEKILQPNFNSPYCTLKQISFEMCCKAPGEETAHETAVAILHKLSHYEWDAKAVLTLAALAVEYGDFWLLSQHLQTDVLAKSVAVMKRVPLLIRPANLHKHREAITEVNNLVKATLQVIELIVELEKLSSYDTKDVPALLPAREHIPVDVYWCIITLVTIVTQIECLTTDSEEKQELYHYGQKINVVLSKLRKHIALCRHQIEEAEYYRKLRKLFQTPTEIMEVFKVLIFAKDAPQPLFDCASETTVDITVLKKKHVYLFISTLDITEEEISVLRPVHESIKSEVQYKIVWVPIVEEWSEHLRKKFEVLKAKMQWYVVQHFGSIAGYKYIKEEWHFKKSPMVVLLNPQGKVLHQNAFHLIEAYGMKAFPFTTVEEETIHKEKHWVGSVVGGIHSNIDNWQIKEEKYILFYGGKDKEWIQEFSKSAASLANEAIIKELKISIELFCVEKENRNIFKRFWKRVESLFVTKAHKAADAVKQEVQRLLCYKDETGWALLSKGSSVVLSGHGTTMLKAVAEFERWKEVVVKKGFELSFKEYHERVAHETHRCAQFEIPDVAGKLPEAIKCPDCPRVMDIFITYKCCHNDNTSTTTNANSTYY is encoded by the exons ATggctcatcatcatcataagcTGTCACTGAAGTCTCTACTCCATCATCACAATCACAAAGAGGAGAAGGAGCATAATCCATTAGCCATGTCGGACGAGCACATCTTGGAACTAATCTACTCAACTCATGTTCATAGTGACACTAAGTTTGAGATCGATCCTCTCTTCACTCTTGTCCACAATACCCTTATCCGTTCAACCTCCATTGTGGACGACCTTGTGCAG GGTTCCAAATCAAGCATGGAGGACATTGATGAAAAGATTCTCCAACCCAATTTCAATTCACCTTATTGCACACTCAAGCAAATTTCATTTGAG ATGTGTTGCAAGGCTCCCGGTGAGGAAACTGCTCACGAAACTGCAGTGGCCATTCTCCATAAGCTCTCACACTACGAATGGGATGCGAAAGCAGTGCTCACACTTGCTGCTTTGGCAGTTGAATATGGTGATTTCTGGCTGCTATCTCAGCATCTACAAACAGATGTTTTGGCGAAATCAGTGGCAGTGATGAAGAGAGTTCCACTGCTCATACGGCCTGCGAATTTGCACAAGCACCGTGAAGCCATCACTGAGGTCAACAATCTGGTGAAAGCGACATTGCAAGTGATTGAGTTGATAGTTGAGTTGGAGAAGCTCTCTTCTTATGACACTAAAGATGTGCCAGCTTTGCTTCCTGCTAGGGAGCATATCCCAGTGGATGTGTATTGGTGTATCATCACTCTTGTTACTATCGTCACTCAGATTGAATGTCTCACAACTGATTC GGAGGAGAAACAGGAATTATACCATTATGGTCAAAAGATCAACGTGGTACTCAGCAAACTGAGGAAGCACATTGCGCTCTGCAGACACCAAATTG AGGAGGCAGAATATTATCGTAAGCTAAGGAAGCTTTTCCAAACCCCAACTGAGATAATGGAAGTGTTTAAGGTCTTAATTTTCGCCAAGGATGCCCCGCAGCCACTGTTCGATTGCGCTTCTGAAACTAcg GTTGACATTACAGTGCTGAAAAAGAAACATGTATACCTATTCATTTCAACTCTAGACATCACAGAGGAAGAGATTTCAGTACTGAGACCGGTTCATGAATCCATTAAGTCAGAAGTGCAATATAAGATCGTTTGGGTTCCAATAGTGGAAGAATGGAGCGAGCATCTGCGAAAGAAATTCGAGGTTCTAAAGGCCAAGATGCAATGGTATGTGGTTCAACACTTTGGAAGCATAGCAGGCTACAAGTACATCAAGGAGGAGTGGCACTTCAAGAAGAGTCCTATGGTCGTGCTGCTAAACCCTCAAGGCAAGGTGCTCCATCAAAACGCATTCCATTTGATTGAGGCCTATGGAATGAAAGCCTTTCCCTTTACCACTGTTGAAGAAGAGACAATTCACAAAGAAAAACATTGGGTTGGCTCAGTTGTTGGTGGCATTCACTCCAACATTGACAATTGG CAGATAAAAGAGGAGAAGTACATATTGTTCTATGGAGGCAAAGACAAAGAGTGGATCCAAGAATTCAGCAAGAGTGCTGCATCCCTTGCAAATGAGGCCATAATAAAAGAGTTAAAGATATCCATAGAGCTATTCTGTGTGGAAAAGGAAAACAGAAACATCTTCAAACGCTTCTGGAAGCGGGTAGAGAGCTTGTTTGTGACAAAGGCTCACAAGGCTGCCGATGCAGTGAAACAAGAAGTGCAGAGGTTGCTGTGTTACAAGGACGAAACCGGTTGGGCCCTGCTGAGCAAAGGCTCCTCTGTGGTTCTTAGTGGCCACGGAACCACAATGTTGAAGGCGGTGGCAGAGTTTGAGAGGTGGAAGGAGGTTGTGGTGAAGAAGGGGTTCGAATTGTCATTCAAAGAATACCATGAGAGGGTTGCACATGAAACGCACCGTTGCGCACAATTTGAAATCCCTGATGTTGCTGGGAAGTTGCCAGAGGCTATAAAGTGTCCTGATTGTCCTAGAGTTATGGACATTTTCATAACTTACAAGTGCTGCCACAATGATAATACTAGTACTACTACTAATGCAAATTCTACATACTATTAG
- the LOC107466304 gene encoding protein SIEVE ELEMENT OCCLUSION B isoform X2, translating to MAHHHHKLSLKSLLHHHNHKEEKEHNPLAMSDEHILELIYSTHVHSDTKFEIDPLFTLVHNTLIRSTSIVDDLVQGSKSSMEDIDEKILQPNFNSPYCTLKQISFEMCCKAPGEETAHETAVAILHKLSHYEWDAKAVLTLAALAVEYGDFWLLSQHLQTDVLAKSVAVMKRVPLLIRPANLHKHREAITEVNNLVKATLQVIELIVELEKLSSYDTKDVPALLPAREHIPVDVYWCIITLVTIVTQIECLTTDSEEKQELYHYGQKINVVLSKLRKHIALCRHQIEEAEYYRKLRKLFQTPTEIMEVFKVLIFAKDAPQPLFDCASETTVDITVLKKKHVYLFISTLDITEEEISVLRPVHESIKSEVQYKIVWVPIVEEWSEHLRKKFEVLKAKMQWYVVQHFGSIAGYKYIKEEWHFKKSPMVVLLNPQGKVLHQNAFHLIEAYGMKAFPFTTVEEETIHKEKHWVGSVVGGIHSNIDNWIKEEKYILFYGGKDKEWIQEFSKSAASLANEAIIKELKISIELFCVEKENRNIFKRFWKRVESLFVTKAHKAADAVKQEVQRLLCYKDETGWALLSKGSSVVLSGHGTTMLKAVAEFERWKEVVVKKGFELSFKEYHERVAHETHRCAQFEIPDVAGKLPEAIKCPDCPRVMDIFITYKCCHNDNTSTTTNANSTYY from the exons ATggctcatcatcatcataagcTGTCACTGAAGTCTCTACTCCATCATCACAATCACAAAGAGGAGAAGGAGCATAATCCATTAGCCATGTCGGACGAGCACATCTTGGAACTAATCTACTCAACTCATGTTCATAGTGACACTAAGTTTGAGATCGATCCTCTCTTCACTCTTGTCCACAATACCCTTATCCGTTCAACCTCCATTGTGGACGACCTTGTGCAG GGTTCCAAATCAAGCATGGAGGACATTGATGAAAAGATTCTCCAACCCAATTTCAATTCACCTTATTGCACACTCAAGCAAATTTCATTTGAG ATGTGTTGCAAGGCTCCCGGTGAGGAAACTGCTCACGAAACTGCAGTGGCCATTCTCCATAAGCTCTCACACTACGAATGGGATGCGAAAGCAGTGCTCACACTTGCTGCTTTGGCAGTTGAATATGGTGATTTCTGGCTGCTATCTCAGCATCTACAAACAGATGTTTTGGCGAAATCAGTGGCAGTGATGAAGAGAGTTCCACTGCTCATACGGCCTGCGAATTTGCACAAGCACCGTGAAGCCATCACTGAGGTCAACAATCTGGTGAAAGCGACATTGCAAGTGATTGAGTTGATAGTTGAGTTGGAGAAGCTCTCTTCTTATGACACTAAAGATGTGCCAGCTTTGCTTCCTGCTAGGGAGCATATCCCAGTGGATGTGTATTGGTGTATCATCACTCTTGTTACTATCGTCACTCAGATTGAATGTCTCACAACTGATTC GGAGGAGAAACAGGAATTATACCATTATGGTCAAAAGATCAACGTGGTACTCAGCAAACTGAGGAAGCACATTGCGCTCTGCAGACACCAAATTG AGGAGGCAGAATATTATCGTAAGCTAAGGAAGCTTTTCCAAACCCCAACTGAGATAATGGAAGTGTTTAAGGTCTTAATTTTCGCCAAGGATGCCCCGCAGCCACTGTTCGATTGCGCTTCTGAAACTAcg GTTGACATTACAGTGCTGAAAAAGAAACATGTATACCTATTCATTTCAACTCTAGACATCACAGAGGAAGAGATTTCAGTACTGAGACCGGTTCATGAATCCATTAAGTCAGAAGTGCAATATAAGATCGTTTGGGTTCCAATAGTGGAAGAATGGAGCGAGCATCTGCGAAAGAAATTCGAGGTTCTAAAGGCCAAGATGCAATGGTATGTGGTTCAACACTTTGGAAGCATAGCAGGCTACAAGTACATCAAGGAGGAGTGGCACTTCAAGAAGAGTCCTATGGTCGTGCTGCTAAACCCTCAAGGCAAGGTGCTCCATCAAAACGCATTCCATTTGATTGAGGCCTATGGAATGAAAGCCTTTCCCTTTACCACTGTTGAAGAAGAGACAATTCACAAAGAAAAACATTGGGTTGGCTCAGTTGTTGGTGGCATTCACTCCAACATTGACAATTGG ATAAAAGAGGAGAAGTACATATTGTTCTATGGAGGCAAAGACAAAGAGTGGATCCAAGAATTCAGCAAGAGTGCTGCATCCCTTGCAAATGAGGCCATAATAAAAGAGTTAAAGATATCCATAGAGCTATTCTGTGTGGAAAAGGAAAACAGAAACATCTTCAAACGCTTCTGGAAGCGGGTAGAGAGCTTGTTTGTGACAAAGGCTCACAAGGCTGCCGATGCAGTGAAACAAGAAGTGCAGAGGTTGCTGTGTTACAAGGACGAAACCGGTTGGGCCCTGCTGAGCAAAGGCTCCTCTGTGGTTCTTAGTGGCCACGGAACCACAATGTTGAAGGCGGTGGCAGAGTTTGAGAGGTGGAAGGAGGTTGTGGTGAAGAAGGGGTTCGAATTGTCATTCAAAGAATACCATGAGAGGGTTGCACATGAAACGCACCGTTGCGCACAATTTGAAATCCCTGATGTTGCTGGGAAGTTGCCAGAGGCTATAAAGTGTCCTGATTGTCCTAGAGTTATGGACATTTTCATAACTTACAAGTGCTGCCACAATGATAATACTAGTACTACTACTAATGCAAATTCTACATACTATTAG